TTCTTATATAACAAAATCTGCACAGGTATTCTGTTATTTTTAGAAATAACAGAATAAGGAGTTAATTTCTCAGGCTCTTTACTTATAGGAAGTATTGTAGAATCTATAGCATTCGaaggtttatttaaaatagcTCTATAAACCAATGGCATTGCCGCAGTTACTGGCGCAGAAGTGGTTTGGTTGTTATCTTTTGCAGGCACGGATCTTTTTTTACGAAGTGATAAGTCTACTGATTGTTTCTTCGATAAAGCTGTAGCGTATGTGATATCTTTTAGTGCTGAAACTATAGAAACCTCAGCGGCTATTTGTGCTAAACCAAAGACCAACCTATGCAGCTCAGGTTCTGTAGATGCCCGAGTTATTGTAAGAATATGTCCCGACAGTGTTCTTGATATGTAATCCAAAATTCTTCTAGTTTCTATGGCGGTCATTCCTTTAGTGTTTCCAGGAGCATCCAGTGCCTCTCGTGTAATCCGTGTTATTTTATCTTGTATTTCTAATTTGGCTAATATTGCAGAAACTAAATCCTTCGATATTTGATAAAGATTTCCTTCCATTTCGGGATTTTGAGTAACATTTTTAGTTGCTTTCAAAATAGTGTTGTCTAAATGCTGTAGAGCTTTATGCGGTGAATTCAATACAAATTTTTCGTGACTAagttttgcatttattataGTTGCCAAATCGTGTACTGGAGATATGCCTGCTGTTGTTTCAATAATCTGTAAGAGAATTAGAAATTTATCATACAGGTGCCCCACCACGGCTTCGCCCAGGTGTTATTTCTGAAAATTTCCTTCTTATTAGGATCTACGTAATGCGAAATAAGATTCGATGAAAAAGAAAGTAGAACGACGAACAGCAAATGCGTGGAACAGATATTGGATGTTAAAAGAAGTAATGAAATCAAAAGAAATGCCGATGAAAAACAAACAACAAGTATTTGATAGCTGCGTACTGCCTATACTAACCTATGGTAGCCAAACCTGGGCCCTGACACAaaaattagaacaaaaattAGCAATCTGCCAGCGTGCAATGGAACGTAGTATGCTACATGTAAGAAGAAAAGATAGAATAGCAAACGAAACCTTAAGAAATAGAACTAACATAGTAGATATACAAGTACAAATTAGAAAACTAAAATGGAAATGGGCCGGACATGTTTGCAGACAAAACCAAGACAGATGGGCAAAAACAGTAACAGAATGGTATCCTAGAGACGGTAAAAGATCAAGAGGGAGACAAAGAGTTAGGTGGAATGatgattttgtgaaaattatgggAGCAACATGGCAACGATTGACCCAAGATAGAGAAATGTGGAAACGACTGGAGGAGGCCTTCGTCCAAATGGGgcgtactgaaaaataaaagtggaagaagaatgtatatacctaataaaatatgaaaattagtaGTGATATACAGAATAGTATtgtgtacatattaaaaaatgaaaatatatacagtaagaattaaaaaataattaaaaaatagtgatgacataaataatagtgatgatatataaatataaatgtaaataagtattatgtataagtTTTGTCTTTTtgattctattaaaatattgtatatactgaatattataataaaatgtaattgcatgtaatgttttcagtaaataaaggctatattattattttattattattattattattaatgcgaaaacCTTCATGTAAACTCTCAAGCTTCTAGTTTATTCTAttcagattttaataaaataaacctattatagcgtttaaagtttaaactatgTGAAAAAGGATGGGTCCGACTTTGAAACTAATCGAGCTGACGTCAACTAAACACGGGAGTACAGCCGGAATCATCttaaaccattgacttatatatttatatagatgtcttaaacttaaaataaaccTAGTtcgtaattttgtaaaaaaaacttacaaagaTTGAAAGCAAAACATTAGTAACACGCGTTACAgaaaacatttttacaaaaaatatacctagtacaCACAACTTCGAAATTGCGAACAATAAAATAAGCGTTAACGATCATTTAACAATCTTAACCATAACTGCTAGATTGTTACAGAAATTGGCAATTTATTGGCTTTTATTTCTCAGCAATTCATGGCTAGAAATAAAGAATAGGCTATGTTAAAGAATAAATGatgaaacataatattagtTACCTATCCAGCGAATGAGTTATACATAGTGATTCTTCGTTT
Above is a window of Maniola hyperantus chromosome 20, iAphHyp1.2, whole genome shotgun sequence DNA encoding:
- the LOC117992105 gene encoding uncharacterized protein isoform X1, with protein sequence MFSVTRVTNVLLSIFIIETTAGISPVHDLATIINAKLSHEKFVLNSPHKALQHLDNTILKATKNVTQNPEMEGNLYQISKDLVSAILAKLEIQDKITRITREALDAPGNTKGMTAIETRRILDYISRTLSGHILTITRASTEPELHRLVFGLAQIAAEVSIVSALKDITYATALSKKQSVDLSLRKKRSVPAKDNNQTTSAPVTAAMPLVYRAILNKPSNAIDSTILPISKEPEKLTPYSVISKNNRIPVQILLYKKNDLTPVRRGFLNQTALDIENRDRNATENNAIVLDNKLNGTHYVITDTHTLDTQETNVPSLVDDWIDPKENIYALNPDVVAEMEIDQPEIEDESVNEKKIKQKLERMELKAKKAILYAGDVAYLAAASVVAMRRALTASIEVHMSVKYAKNGMANHQDLMMNLAKTAAQQAGKEAKSATSKSLACERVIKLALKYTAQSKGAKLNHVANRVVMDTLSLATLAKSMAFVSSDIAINSLYQATDVKPPS